Genomic segment of Candidatus Omnitrophota bacterium:
TCGCGATCTCGCGGCTGGTGATCTTGCCCAGATCAGCGCGCAGACGGTCGATGTCAGCGCCCCTCCGGCCGATGATGACACCCGGACGGGCGGAATGGATACGGACCTTGACCTGTTCGGCCAAACGCTCGATCACGACCATGGATACCGCGGCCTGCTTGAATTTTTCATTGATATACTCGCGGATCTTGAAATCTTCCCGGATATTCTTGGAGAAATCCCTGCGTTCAGCGAACCACAGGCTGCGCCAGTTCTTGGTGAACCCGAGCCTCAATGCTAATGGATGAACTTTTTGTCCCACGGTGATCTCTCCTAAAAAATGCCTATTTTGTTTTAAGGTCCAGCTCGATCGTCAAATGCGTGGTGCGGCGCAGGATCGGGGCGGCGCGGCCGAAAGACGCGGCACGGAAACGCTTCCAGGCGCCGCCGTGATTGGCCGTGATCCTCGAAACATACAGCTGTTCCTCAGCCAAACCTTTTTGTTTGGCATTGCTCACCGCGGAATCCAACACCTTTTTCACGAAAGAAGTGCCGCCCTTGTTGATCTGGGCCAAAAGGGCAAGGCTCGTTGGAATATCTTTGCCGCGGATGGCATCAATGACCTGACGGACCTTCATGGACGAAATTCTCAAAAATTTTGCATGCGCTGTGGCTATCATTTTGTCCCTACTTCTTCTGCATCGCCTTCTTGGCCTTGACCCCGCCATGGGCCCTGAACGTGCGGGTCGGCACGAACTCGCCGAGTTTCAAACCCACCATGTTCTCGGTGATGAACACCGGCACATGCTTGCGGCCGTCGTGCACCGCGAACGTGTACCCGACGAAATTCGGGATGATGGTGGAACGGCGCGACCAGGTCTTGATCGGCTGGCGCTGGCCGCTCTGGATGACTTTGTCAAAACGGCGCATCAAAGATGCTTCGACATACGCGCCTTTTTTAATGGAACGTGACATTTATCTTACCCCTTTTGCCCTTCTCCTGACGATGAACGGGTCGGAATATTTACGACGCTTGCGCGTCCTGAAGCCCTTGGTCGGTTTGCCCCACGGGGTGACCGGATGCGGGTTACCTTGCGGCGCCTTGCCTTCACCGCCGCCGTGCGGGTGGTCCACAGGGTTCATGACAACGCCGCGCGACTGCGGACGGCGGCCCAGCCAGCGGCTGCGGCCGGCCTTGCCGATGGAGATCGACCCGTTTTCCACGTTGCTCAACTGTCCGATGGTGGCACGGCAGTCCACGGACACCTTGCGCACTTCGCTGGACGGCAAACGCACATGGGCCATGGCCCCTTCGCGCGCGATCAATTGGGCGCAGGCGCCGGCGGAACGGACCATTTGGCCGCCCTTGCCCGGCTTTATTTCGATATTGTGCACGCCTGTTCCCAGGGGGACCTTCCTTAACGGCATGCAATTGCCGGCCTTCATTTCCACGTCGGCATCGTTGGTGCTGACAACCGTCTCTCCCGCTTTCAGATCGAGCGGAGCTAAAATATAGGCCTTGACCTTGTCGCTCTTGTACTGGATCAGGGCGATGCGCACGGTGCGGTTAGGGTCGTATTCAATGGCCAAGACCTCAGCCGGGTCGTCAATGCGATCGCGCTTGAAATCAATGATGCGGTACATGCGCTTGTGGCCGGCCCCGCGATGGCGCGAGGTGATACGGCCATAGGAGTTGCGGCCGCCGGTTTTCTTCAAAGGCAGCAACAGGGACTTTTCCGGCTTGGCCCTAGTGATCTCGGCAAAATCGTTGATGAGCGCGTGGCGCACGCCGTTCGTTGTCGGTTTAAATCTCTTGAGTCCCATTTACACAGCCTCGATCTTCTGTCCCTCTTTCAGGGACACAACCGCTTTTTTCCAACCCGTGGTATAACCGCTCCTGGAACGCACGCGCTTGAGTTTGCCGGACACGCGGGCGGTATTGACGGATCCGACCTTGACCTTATAAATTTCCTCAACCGCGCGTTTGACGTCGATCTTGGTCGCCTCGGGAGTCACGCGGAAACAATACTTGCCCTGGCTTTCCAGGGACGTTCCTTTTTCCGTGCGCACGAGCGCTTTTAAAATATCGTAAGCGGTGATCATTGGATCCTCTTGAGCAGCGTTTGCATCGCCGTTTTGGTGACCAGCAGCATTTTATTATTCATGATGTCCAGCGCATTGACATCGCTGGCGCGCGACAAGGTCACGCGGG
This window contains:
- the rplV gene encoding 50S ribosomal protein L22, with the translated sequence MIATAHAKFLRISSMKVRQVIDAIRGKDIPTSLALLAQINKGGTSFVKKVLDSAVSNAKQKGLAEEQLYVSRITANHGGAWKRFRAASFGRAAPILRRTTHLTIELDLKTK
- the rpsS gene encoding 30S ribosomal protein S19; this translates as MSRSIKKGAYVEASLMRRFDKVIQSGQRQPIKTWSRRSTIIPNFVGYTFAVHDGRKHVPVFITENMVGLKLGEFVPTRTFRAHGGVKAKKAMQKK
- the rplB gene encoding 50S ribosomal protein L2 gives rise to the protein MGLKRFKPTTNGVRHALINDFAEITRAKPEKSLLLPLKKTGGRNSYGRITSRHRGAGHKRMYRIIDFKRDRIDDPAEVLAIEYDPNRTVRIALIQYKSDKVKAYILAPLDLKAGETVVSTNDADVEMKAGNCMPLRKVPLGTGVHNIEIKPGKGGQMVRSAGACAQLIAREGAMAHVRLPSSEVRKVSVDCRATIGQLSNVENGSISIGKAGRSRWLGRRPQSRGVVMNPVDHPHGGGEGKAPQGNPHPVTPWGKPTKGFRTRKRRKYSDPFIVRRRAKGVR
- the rplW gene encoding 50S ribosomal protein L23 codes for the protein MITAYDILKALVRTEKGTSLESQGKYCFRVTPEATKIDVKRAVEEIYKVKVGSVNTARVSGKLKRVRSRSGYTTGWKKAVVSLKEGQKIEAV